The Pseudomonas iranensis genome includes a window with the following:
- the trxA gene encoding thioredoxin, translated as MSQQTPYIFDATTADFDQSVIEASFNKPVLVDFWAEWCAPCKALMPMLQGIAESYQGELLLAKVNCDIEQDIVARFGIRSLPTVVLFKDGQPVDGFAGAQPESAVRALLEPHVQMPPPAAADPFEQAQAMFDEGHFAEAEAVLVTILNEDNTNAKALILYARCLTERGELGEAQTVLDAVKSDEHKAALAGAKAQIQFLGLARDLPDAADLKSRLAQNPQDDEAVYQLAIQQLARQQYEAALDALLKLFIRNRSYGEGLPHKTLLQVFELLGNDHPLVTAYRRKVFAALY; from the coding sequence ATGAGTCAGCAAACGCCGTACATCTTCGACGCCACGACTGCCGATTTCGACCAGTCGGTGATCGAAGCCTCCTTCAACAAACCGGTGCTGGTGGATTTCTGGGCCGAATGGTGTGCGCCGTGCAAGGCGTTGATGCCGATGCTGCAGGGCATTGCCGAGAGCTATCAGGGCGAGTTGCTGCTGGCCAAGGTCAACTGCGACATCGAGCAGGACATCGTCGCCCGCTTCGGCATTCGCAGCCTGCCGACCGTGGTGCTGTTCAAGGACGGTCAGCCGGTCGACGGCTTTGCCGGGGCACAACCGGAATCCGCCGTGCGCGCGCTGCTGGAACCGCATGTGCAGATGCCGCCACCGGCCGCTGCCGACCCGTTCGAACAGGCTCAGGCGATGTTCGACGAAGGCCACTTCGCCGAGGCGGAAGCGGTGCTGGTGACCATTCTCAATGAAGACAATACCAACGCCAAAGCGCTGATCCTTTACGCACGCTGCCTGACCGAGCGCGGTGAGCTGGGCGAAGCGCAAACTGTGCTCGACGCGGTCAAGAGCGATGAGCACAAGGCCGCACTCGCCGGCGCCAAGGCGCAGATCCAGTTCCTCGGCCTCGCCCGCGATCTGCCGGACGCCGCCGACCTGAAGAGCCGCCTGGCGCAAAATCCGCAGGATGATGAAGCGGTGTACCAACTGGCGATCCAGCAACTGGCGCGCCAGCAATACGAAGCGGCGCTGGACGCCTTGCTGAAGCTATTCATCCGCAACCGCAGCTACGGCGAAGGCTTGCCGCACAAGACCTTGCTGCAGGTGTTCGAACTGCTGGGCAATGATCATCCGTTGGTGACGGCTTACCGTCGCAAAGTGTTTGCGGCGCTGTATTAA
- the ribD gene encoding bifunctional diaminohydroxyphosphoribosylaminopyrimidine deaminase/5-amino-6-(5-phosphoribosylamino)uracil reductase RibD has protein sequence MTTAAEQAILDAHFMARALELARKGHYTTHPNPRVGCVVVRDGQIVGEGWHERAGEPHAEVHALRAAGEQARGATAYVTLEPCSHHGRTPPCADALVIAGVARVVAAMRDPNPQVAGRGLQRLAEAGIATESGVLEAEARKLNQGFLKRMELGLPFVRVKLAMSLDGRTAMESGESQWITGPAARSAVQRLRAEAAVVLTGADTVLADGARLTVRADELGLGSEQTALAMSRPPLRVLIDGRLRVPLDAPFFKAGPALVATCVAVEEQYANGPECLIVPGADGQVDLHQLLIELASRGTNEVLVEAGPRLAGAFAQLGLVDEFVIFIAGKFLGSTARPLLDWPLAQMKDAPELKITEIRAVGDDWRVTAIPVPSARV, from the coding sequence ATGACCACCGCCGCCGAGCAGGCGATCCTCGACGCGCATTTCATGGCCCGCGCACTGGAACTGGCGCGCAAGGGCCACTACACCACCCATCCCAATCCGCGAGTCGGTTGCGTGGTGGTGCGTGACGGCCAGATTGTCGGCGAAGGCTGGCATGAGCGCGCCGGCGAACCCCATGCCGAAGTCCACGCTCTGCGCGCCGCTGGCGAGCAGGCCCGGGGCGCGACGGCGTACGTGACCCTCGAGCCTTGCAGCCACCACGGGCGCACGCCGCCGTGTGCCGATGCCTTGGTGATCGCTGGCGTTGCCCGGGTCGTGGCGGCGATGCGTGATCCCAATCCGCAGGTCGCCGGGCGCGGTTTGCAGCGCTTGGCCGAGGCTGGTATTGCCACCGAAAGTGGTGTGCTGGAGGCTGAAGCACGCAAGCTCAATCAAGGTTTTCTGAAGCGCATGGAACTTGGCTTGCCGTTCGTGCGGGTCAAGTTGGCCATGAGCCTCGACGGTCGCACAGCTATGGAAAGCGGCGAGAGCCAGTGGATCACCGGCCCGGCGGCGCGTTCTGCGGTACAGCGTTTGCGCGCTGAGGCGGCTGTGGTGCTGACCGGCGCCGACACGGTGCTGGCCGATGGCGCACGCTTGACCGTACGCGCGGACGAACTCGGTCTGGGCAGTGAGCAAACCGCGCTGGCCATGAGTCGCCCGCCATTGCGCGTGTTGATCGATGGCCGCCTGCGGGTGCCGCTGGATGCGCCGTTCTTCAAGGCCGGGCCGGCGCTGGTCGCCACCTGTGTCGCGGTCGAGGAGCAATATGCCAATGGCCCGGAATGCCTGATCGTGCCGGGTGCCGACGGCCAGGTCGATCTGCATCAATTGCTTATCGAACTGGCCAGCCGTGGCACCAACGAGGTGCTGGTCGAGGCCGGGCCGCGTCTGGCCGGCGCCTTTGCGCAACTGGGGCTGGTCGACGAATTCGTGATCTTCATTGCCGGCAAGTTCCTCGGCTCCACGGCGCGTCCGCTGCTCGACTGGCCGCTGGCGCAGATGAAAGATGCGCCGGAACTGAAAATCACTGAAATCCGCGCGGTGGGCGATGACTGGCGAGTCACTGCGATCCCTGTGCCTTCAGCCCGCGTATAA
- a CDS encoding YbaY family lipoprotein: MPLRPLVLLSLFSLLVACGSDAPKPQPPTPGPAPQQAQKKAKEAAELGPLPAHQRELSGTLQGVPTGAEVELALLVIDEKDRPQQLLASSSLIGNNQILPFHLRFNPEAFPAGARVELRGRASQSGQLILHLPSQTITQPTTQALGQLQFVKAP, from the coding sequence ATGCCGTTACGTCCGCTTGTTCTGCTCAGTCTTTTCAGCCTGCTGGTGGCCTGTGGCAGCGACGCACCCAAGCCGCAACCGCCGACCCCAGGCCCCGCGCCGCAACAGGCGCAGAAAAAAGCCAAAGAGGCCGCCGAACTCGGCCCGCTGCCAGCGCATCAGCGCGAATTGAGCGGCACCCTGCAAGGCGTGCCAACCGGCGCCGAAGTCGAATTGGCGCTGCTGGTGATTGATGAAAAGGATCGCCCGCAACAATTGCTCGCCAGTTCCAGCCTGATCGGCAACAACCAGATCCTGCCGTTTCATCTGCGCTTCAACCCCGAGGCATTTCCGGCCGGCGCACGGGTTGAGCTGCGCGGTCGCGCCAGCCAGTCCGGACAACTGATCCTGCACCTGCCGTCGCAGACCATCACTCAACCGACCACTCAGGCTTTGGGCCAGCTGCAATTCGTCAAAGCGCCATGA
- a CDS encoding class I SAM-dependent methyltransferase — MTAPLDLQQALGELLGDARLKACALPGTDLQLWLIDGDNMAREFSQEETQRILHEPPYWSFCWASGLAVARYLAQFPEWVRGKRVLDFGAGSGIAGIAAVKAGALEVVACDLDPLAIAACKANAELNNMQMSYSTDFFAEADRFDLILVADVLYDRANLPLLDAFLTRGREALVADSRVRDFRHPLYERIEMLEAMTLPDLAEPEEFRHVSLYHATRA; from the coding sequence ATGACAGCACCGCTCGACCTGCAACAGGCCTTGGGGGAATTGCTCGGCGACGCCAGACTGAAAGCCTGCGCGTTGCCTGGCACCGATTTGCAGCTGTGGTTGATCGATGGCGACAACATGGCCCGCGAATTCAGCCAGGAAGAAACCCAGCGCATCCTGCATGAACCGCCCTATTGGAGTTTTTGCTGGGCCAGCGGCTTGGCCGTGGCGCGTTATCTGGCACAGTTTCCAGAGTGGGTGCGCGGCAAGCGCGTGCTGGATTTCGGCGCCGGTTCCGGGATCGCCGGCATCGCAGCGGTGAAGGCCGGGGCGCTGGAAGTGGTGGCCTGCGATCTCGATCCGTTGGCGATCGCCGCGTGCAAGGCGAACGCCGAGCTCAACAATATGCAGATGAGCTACTCGACGGATTTCTTTGCCGAGGCCGATCGCTTCGATCTGATTCTGGTCGCCGACGTGCTGTACGACCGCGCCAATCTGCCGCTGCTCGACGCGTTTCTCACTCGCGGACGCGAAGCGCTGGTGGCGGATTCACGTGTGCGGGATTTTCGTCATCCGTTGTATGAGCGAATTGAAATGCTCGAGGCGATGACCTTGCCGGATCTGGCCGAGCCGGAAGAGTTTCGGCATGTGAGCCTTTACCACGCCACCCGCGCATGA
- the nrdR gene encoding transcriptional regulator NrdR — MHCPFCGANDTKVIDSRLVAEGEQVRRRRECLACGERFTTFETAELVLPRLIKTDGSRQPFDEEKLRAGMQRALEKRPVSVERLESSLVHIKHKLRATGEREVKSLVVGELVMAELQKLDEVAYIRFASVYKRFQDLNEFREEIDRLAREPVKE; from the coding sequence ATGCACTGTCCCTTCTGCGGTGCCAACGACACCAAGGTCATCGACTCGCGTCTGGTCGCCGAGGGCGAACAGGTGCGCCGCCGGCGTGAATGCCTGGCCTGCGGCGAACGTTTCACGACGTTCGAGACGGCCGAGCTGGTGTTGCCGCGCCTGATCAAAACTGACGGCAGCCGCCAACCGTTCGACGAAGAAAAACTCCGCGCCGGCATGCAACGCGCGCTGGAGAAACGTCCGGTCAGCGTCGAGCGCCTCGAATCCTCTCTGGTCCACATCAAGCACAAGCTGCGCGCCACCGGCGAACGCGAGGTCAAATCCCTCGTGGTCGGCGAGCTGGTGATGGCCGAGCTGCAAAAGCTTGATGAAGTCGCCTATATCCGTTTTGCCTCGGTGTACAAGCGCTTCCAGGACCTCAATGAATTCCGCGAAGAGATCGACCGCCTCGCCCGCGAACCGGTGAAAGAATGA